From a region of the Bacteroidales bacterium genome:
- a CDS encoding S9 family peptidase: MKKILFGLFGFIMMQSCSKNQLKYPETRKDDVTDTYFGVTISDPYRWLENDTSPEVKKWVEEQNKLTFAYLKSIPYRDALKKRLTELWNYERVSAPFKEGGKYFLFRNDGLQNQSVLCMMDHPDAEPKVVLDPNALSPDGTVALNTFAVSHDGRYLAYAISRAGSDWVEVFVRDLKTGQDLKDHLLWVKFSGLAWTGDGFYYSRYDAPGKGTELSSQNTFQKVYFHKLGTDQENDRLVYRHPSEGDRMYGAWVSRDEHWFVLFESKWGARGNALWIKDLTKANDELHCVAEGFDHENGLVDIQDGILYMITNQEAPRYRLMKVDLRALPEVKKAELIPQKNDVLEAAYLAGGKLFLQYLSDVKNVLEVYQTDGSYVHPVQLPAIGTVLSFSGEPDEENAYYTFTSFNYPTTVFRYNTKTGSSEVWFAPRLDFRPEDYIVEQVFYNSKDGTRVPMFITYKKGMQRNGKNPALLYGYGGFNITMKPSFSTAVLLWLENGGVYALANIRGGGEYGEEWHEAGMKLNKQNVFDDFIAAAEYLIREKYTSRKKLAIMGGSNGGLLIGAVVNQRPDLFRVAIPQVGVMDMLRFHKFTIGGSWVTDYGSSEDSVQFHYLLKYSPLHNIRSGVKYPAILVTTADHDDRVVPAHSFKYIATLQEKYKGPNPVLIRIQTSAGHGGGKPTSVIIDETADIYAFIYRNMGIEPPAAR, encoded by the coding sequence ATGAAAAAAATACTCTTTGGTTTATTTGGATTCATTATGATGCAGTCATGCAGTAAAAACCAGCTGAAATATCCTGAAACGCGAAAGGATGATGTTACTGATACCTATTTTGGTGTTACAATATCTGATCCTTACCGCTGGCTTGAAAATGATACTTCGCCCGAAGTGAAAAAATGGGTGGAAGAACAAAATAAACTCACCTTTGCATATCTGAAATCGATCCCTTACAGGGATGCCCTGAAGAAACGACTCACGGAATTGTGGAACTATGAGCGCGTTTCGGCTCCTTTTAAGGAAGGAGGAAAGTATTTTCTTTTCCGCAATGACGGATTGCAAAACCAGAGTGTGTTATGTATGATGGACCATCCCGACGCTGAACCGAAGGTTGTGCTGGATCCAAATGCTTTATCTCCCGACGGTACCGTTGCCCTGAATACGTTTGCGGTATCACACGACGGCCGGTATCTGGCATACGCAATTTCGCGGGCCGGTTCCGACTGGGTAGAGGTGTTTGTCAGGGATCTGAAAACGGGACAGGACCTGAAAGACCATCTGCTCTGGGTGAAGTTCTCGGGCCTTGCATGGACAGGAGACGGTTTTTATTACAGCCGGTATGATGCTCCGGGAAAAGGAACCGAGCTCTCTTCTCAGAACACGTTTCAAAAGGTGTATTTTCATAAACTCGGAACGGATCAGGAGAATGACCGGCTGGTTTACCGGCATCCCTCCGAAGGTGACCGTATGTACGGAGCCTGGGTAAGCCGCGATGAACATTGGTTTGTTTTGTTCGAAAGCAAATGGGGTGCGCGGGGAAATGCTCTCTGGATAAAAGACCTTACAAAGGCCAATGATGAACTCCATTGTGTGGCAGAAGGATTTGACCATGAAAACGGACTGGTCGATATTCAGGACGGAATTCTGTATATGATAACCAATCAGGAGGCCCCCCGTTACCGTCTTATGAAAGTTGACCTGCGGGCTTTGCCAGAAGTAAAGAAAGCAGAGCTTATCCCGCAGAAAAATGATGTTCTGGAAGCCGCATACCTGGCCGGAGGGAAGCTTTTTCTGCAGTATCTGAGCGACGTGAAGAACGTGCTGGAAGTATATCAGACGGATGGTTCGTATGTGCATCCGGTTCAGCTGCCGGCCATCGGAACTGTACTGTCTTTTTCAGGAGAACCTGACGAAGAGAATGCCTATTATACGTTCACTTCATTTAATTATCCTACAACGGTTTTCCGTTACAATACTAAAACCGGCAGTTCGGAAGTATGGTTTGCACCCAGGCTTGATTTCCGTCCGGAGGATTACATTGTGGAGCAGGTCTTTTATAACAGCAAGGATGGTACCCGGGTTCCTATGTTTATTACCTATAAAAAAGGTATGCAGCGAAACGGGAAAAATCCTGCCCTGTTATACGGATACGGAGGTTTCAACATTACCATGAAGCCCTCTTTTTCGACGGCAGTGCTTTTGTGGCTTGAAAATGGTGGTGTTTATGCACTGGCCAATATACGGGGAGGAGGGGAATACGGTGAGGAATGGCACGAAGCCGGGATGAAACTCAACAAGCAGAATGTATTTGATGATTTTATTGCTGCGGCTGAATATCTCATCAGGGAGAAATACACTTCCAGGAAGAAACTTGCTATTATGGGTGGGTCTAACGGGGGACTTCTTATAGGTGCTGTGGTAAATCAGCGTCCCGATCTGTTCAGAGTGGCCATACCCCAGGTGGGTGTTATGGATATGTTGCGTTTTCATAAGTTTACCATTGGTGGTTCATGGGTAACTGATTACGGTTCAAGCGAAGATTCTGTTCAGTTTCATTACCTGCTCAAATACAGCCCGCTCCATAACATCCGCTCCGGAGTTAAGTATCCGGCAATTCTGGTAACTACAGCCGACCATGACGACCGGGTGGTGCCTGCCCACTCATTTAAATACATTGCTACCCTTCAGGAAAAATATAAAGGACCCAACCCGGTTCTGATACGCATTCAGACCAGCGCAGGGCATGGAGGAGGAAAACCTACCTCTGTCATCATTGATGAAACCGCTGATATTTATGCTTTTATTTACAGAAATATGGGTATTGAACCACCGGCAGCCCGTTAA
- a CDS encoding RNA methyltransferase: protein MPRKLKNEELGRKTVEEFKKAPKIPLVLVLDNIRSQNNTGSVFRTADAFLAEKIILCGITAVPPHPEIHKTALGATESVTWEYREDTASAIQELRKEGYTIISVEQAENNIPLNQFKVDTNRKYALVFGHEIHGVRQDVVDLSDAVIAVPQYGTKHSLNVAVCAGIVVWEFFTAFTNGK, encoded by the coding sequence ATGCCCCGTAAGCTGAAAAACGAAGAACTGGGAAGAAAAACGGTAGAGGAGTTTAAAAAGGCCCCTAAAATTCCTCTGGTGCTTGTTCTTGACAACATCAGAAGCCAGAACAATACCGGTTCGGTTTTCCGTACCGCCGACGCTTTTCTTGCAGAAAAAATCATTTTATGCGGCATTACAGCCGTACCCCCGCACCCTGAAATTCATAAAACAGCCCTTGGGGCAACAGAATCGGTTACCTGGGAATACAGGGAAGATACGGCCTCAGCTATTCAGGAACTGCGCAAAGAAGGGTACACCATAATTTCCGTTGAACAGGCCGAAAACAACATACCCCTGAATCAGTTCAAGGTCGACACCAACCGGAAATACGCCCTCGTGTTCGGGCATGAGATTCACGGAGTGAGGCAGGATGTGGTTGATCTGAGCGATGCAGTAATTGCCGTCCCTCAGTATGGGACAAAGCATTCGCTGAATGTGGCCGTATGCGCAGGAATTGTCGTTTGGGAATTCTTTACTGCGTTTACTAACGGAAAATAA
- a CDS encoding polyribonucleotide nucleotidyltransferase, whose translation MENIFQKIIDLPDGRQITIETGKLAKQADGAVVVKMGKTMLLATVVSAKEAGEEVDFVPLSVEYKEKFAAMGRFPGGFMKRETKPSDYEILVARLVDRALRPLFPEDYHAETFVTINLISAEKDIIPDALAGLAASAALTISDVPFNGPISEVRVGRIDGRFILNPSYKELEQSDIDIMVGASADNILMVEGEMKEVSENDLLEAIKFAHEAIKPMCQAQKELAALAGKGLKRAYSHEMNDEEIRKQIWETTYDRVYAIGKAGMSKQERNRAFEEILEELLEKYISEEDEPAKSVMIKRYYHDVQKKALRNLILNENLRVDGRNPDQIRPISCEVDYLPAAHGSALFTRGETQSLTTVTLGNKLDMKIIDEVMIQGTEQFVLHYNFPPFSTGDARPSRGLSRREIGHGNLAHRALKPVMPLADNPYAIRVVSDILESNGSSSMATVCAGTLALMDAGIKIKRPVSGIAMGLISDPETKRFAVLSDILGDEDHLGDMDFKVAGTAEGITATQMDIKVDGLPYEVLAKALEQARAGRLYILSKMTEVISEPRPEMKPHTPRIVQIIIPKEMIGALIGPGGKIVQEIQKETDTTIVIEEIDSKGVVDVFADNKESIDAALKRINAIVAVPEVDKVYTGTVKSVTPFGAFVEILPGKEGLLHISEIEWRRLQSVEEVLKEGDQVEVKLIDYDQKSGKLKLSRKALLPRPSKKS comes from the coding sequence ATGGAAAATATTTTTCAGAAAATAATTGATTTGCCCGATGGCCGACAGATAACCATTGAAACGGGTAAGCTTGCCAAGCAGGCTGACGGAGCTGTGGTGGTAAAAATGGGCAAAACCATGCTCCTGGCTACCGTTGTTTCAGCTAAAGAAGCTGGAGAAGAAGTTGATTTTGTGCCCCTCTCGGTGGAATACAAAGAGAAATTTGCCGCTATGGGTCGTTTTCCCGGCGGATTCATGAAACGCGAAACAAAGCCGTCCGACTATGAAATTCTGGTTGCCCGTCTGGTTGACCGTGCACTTCGTCCGCTTTTCCCCGAAGATTATCATGCAGAAACCTTTGTTACCATCAATCTGATTTCGGCAGAAAAGGACATTATACCGGATGCATTGGCTGGCCTTGCTGCATCAGCGGCACTGACAATCTCCGACGTTCCTTTTAACGGACCCATTTCGGAGGTAAGAGTCGGCAGAATTGACGGAAGGTTTATCCTGAATCCGTCCTACAAGGAACTGGAGCAGAGTGACATTGATATAATGGTTGGTGCCTCGGCCGATAATATCCTTATGGTGGAAGGCGAGATGAAGGAGGTTTCGGAAAATGATCTGCTGGAAGCCATTAAATTTGCTCATGAAGCCATCAAGCCCATGTGCCAGGCCCAGAAGGAACTGGCAGCCCTGGCCGGCAAGGGTCTGAAGCGGGCCTATAGCCATGAAATGAACGATGAGGAAATCAGAAAACAAATCTGGGAAACAACCTACGACAGGGTGTATGCCATCGGAAAAGCCGGAATGAGCAAGCAGGAGCGTAACAGGGCCTTCGAGGAAATTCTCGAGGAACTGCTTGAAAAGTATATCAGTGAAGAAGACGAACCTGCCAAAAGCGTTATGATAAAGCGCTATTACCATGACGTACAGAAAAAGGCACTCCGGAACCTGATACTGAACGAAAATTTGCGTGTTGACGGAAGGAATCCGGATCAGATACGGCCTATTTCCTGCGAAGTTGATTATCTGCCGGCGGCTCATGGTTCTGCTTTGTTTACCCGGGGAGAAACCCAGTCGCTGACAACGGTAACCCTCGGCAACAAGCTTGACATGAAGATTATTGACGAGGTAATGATTCAGGGAACAGAACAGTTTGTTCTGCATTACAATTTTCCGCCCTTTTCTACCGGTGATGCACGCCCGTCGCGCGGACTCAGCCGCCGCGAAATCGGCCACGGCAACCTGGCTCACAGGGCACTGAAACCCGTTATGCCTCTGGCCGATAATCCTTATGCCATCAGGGTAGTTAGCGACATACTCGAGTCGAACGGTTCATCATCCATGGCAACTGTTTGTGCCGGAACCCTGGCCCTTATGGATGCAGGTATCAAAATCAAACGGCCGGTTTCGGGGATCGCTATGGGGCTTATTTCCGATCCCGAAACCAAACGCTTTGCCGTTCTCAGCGATATTCTCGGAGATGAAGACCACCTTGGCGATATGGACTTTAAAGTAGCCGGGACAGCAGAAGGTATTACGGCAACACAGATGGATATTAAGGTTGACGGACTGCCCTATGAGGTTCTGGCCAAGGCCCTTGAGCAGGCCAGGGCGGGTCGTCTTTATATTCTTTCGAAAATGACGGAAGTTATTTCCGAGCCAAGGCCGGAAATGAAACCCCATACTCCGAGAATAGTTCAGATTATTATTCCGAAGGAAATGATCGGTGCCCTGATTGGTCCCGGCGGAAAAATTGTTCAGGAAATTCAGAAAGAAACCGATACCACCATTGTTATTGAAGAAATTGACAGCAAAGGAGTTGTCGATGTATTTGCCGACAACAAGGAATCAATTGATGCGGCTCTTAAACGCATTAATGCCATTGTTGCCGTTCCTGAAGTAGATAAGGTTTACACTGGTACCGTGAAATCTGTAACTCCCTTTGGAGCCTTTGTGGAAATACTTCCCGGTAAGGAAGGATTGCTGCACATTTCGGAAATCGAATGGCGGAGGCTTCAAAGTGTGGAGGAAGTGCTCAAGGAAGGAGACCAGGTGGAAGTGAAGCTGATTGATTATGATCAGAAGTCGGGCAAGCTGAAACTTTCAAGGAAGGCCCTTTTGCCCCGGCCTTCGAAAAAATCGTAA
- the rpsO gene encoding 30S ribosomal protein S15, with product MHLTSEQKQEIFRKFGKSETDTGSPEAQIALFSERIGHLTEHLKLHKKDFSTQRALLKLVGKRRRLLDYLYDTDIERYRKVVKALNLRK from the coding sequence ATGCATTTGACAAGCGAACAGAAACAGGAAATTTTCAGGAAATTTGGGAAATCGGAAACGGATACCGGTTCGCCTGAAGCGCAGATTGCATTGTTCAGTGAACGGATAGGTCATCTCACCGAGCATCTGAAACTTCACAAGAAGGATTTCAGTACGCAACGGGCTTTGCTGAAGCTTGTTGGTAAGCGCCGCAGGTTGCTTGATTATCTTTACGATACGGATATTGAAAGGTACCGTAAGGTAGTTAAAGCGCTGAATTTGCGTAAGTAA